The Methanococcoides methylutens MM1 genome has a window encoding:
- a CDS encoding glycosyltransferase has protein sequence MKFGILASNNIYVEETTNGLSNFADISAIVLKSKKEHCNYNHSIDLYLVEKTFIQLLKLPLILEKLSKKVDAFIVHYMNPYFSLLIILGFINKPIVYFCYGGDVRKSKFRNYLTKKALDHVDLIFVEAPSQKKYLHDFFHVPLNRLQSSVIVFPLNPCFKKMDNELHSEIRDKWNIHKKYVIFSPRTLHSHYNHHILLEGIANICEEFKLDIQVVLTGVGNKAYLSDLMNYSHEHNIDLISLNCFLQPEEMAEIYNISIINANIPLHDQFGRSIMEGCMCGSIPLLNSNVPAYHDFLKEGENCFFVDTNPRLIAEKIMFILENHRKYSNLFYQSNYKIFKPYQAVSYIYKNLAEAIGDISLKGE, from the coding sequence ATGAAATTTGGTATTCTGGCCTCAAATAATATTTATGTAGAAGAAACAACGAACGGTTTATCTAATTTTGCTGATATTAGTGCTATTGTCTTAAAAAGTAAAAAAGAACACTGTAACTATAATCATTCTATTGATTTATACCTTGTTGAGAAAACATTTATTCAATTGTTGAAATTACCTCTAATATTGGAAAAGTTGTCTAAAAAGGTAGATGCTTTTATAGTACATTATATGAATCCATATTTTTCATTGCTGATTATTCTTGGGTTTATAAACAAGCCAATTGTATATTTTTGTTATGGAGGAGATGTTAGGAAATCGAAATTTAGAAACTATTTAACTAAGAAAGCATTAGATCATGTTGATTTGATATTTGTAGAAGCTCCTTCTCAAAAAAAGTATTTGCACGATTTTTTTCATGTTCCTCTCAATAGATTGCAATCATCGGTCATTGTTTTTCCTTTAAATCCATGCTTTAAAAAAATGGATAATGAATTGCATTCTGAAATAAGAGACAAATGGAATATTCACAAAAAATATGTGATTTTCTCTCCTCGTACCTTACATTCACATTACAACCATCATATCTTATTGGAAGGAATTGCGAATATTTGTGAAGAATTTAAGTTAGATATCCAAGTCGTTCTCACAGGTGTTGGTAATAAAGCTTATCTGTCAGATCTAATGAACTATAGTCATGAACATAATATTGACCTTATTAGTTTGAATTGTTTTCTTCAACCGGAAGAGATGGCAGAGATCTATAATATTTCAATAATTAATGCAAATATACCTTTGCATGACCAATTTGGTAGGTCAATCATGGAAGGATGTATGTGTGGATCCATTCCTCTCTTAAATTCTAATGTGCCCGCATATCATGATTTCTTAAAAGAAGGCGAAAATTGTTTTTTTGTAGATACAAATCCAAGATTAATTGCTGAAAAAATAATGTTTATTTTAGAGAACCACCGCAAATATTCAAATTTATTTTATCAATCAAATTATAAAATTTTTAAACCTTATCAAGCTGTATCTTATATATACAAAAATCTTGCAGAAGCAATTGGAGATATTTCATTGAAAGGAGAATAA
- a CDS encoding acyltransferase produces the protein MGSATLEEKSLKALFKAVIGRFLQMTTLYIPMTPLMRVKIQRIRGVCIGENVFLGTDVYLDLVHPDMITIEDNVAISGRNTIITHSCPPYHFKENHPRVGSIFSKVSPVTIKKGAWITVGVVILPGVTIGENAIVTAGSVVTKNIPANCIAQGNPAEVVYELK, from the coding sequence ATGGGTTCAGCTACATTAGAGGAAAAATCCTTGAAAGCATTGTTTAAAGCTGTAATTGGTCGCTTTTTACAGATGACTACCTTATATATCCCTATGACTCCACTTATGAGAGTAAAGATACAGAGAATTAGGGGAGTTTGTATTGGTGAGAATGTTTTTTTAGGGACTGATGTTTATTTAGACTTAGTTCATCCAGACATGATCACTATAGAAGATAATGTGGCCATTAGTGGAAGGAATACAATAATAACGCATTCATGTCCACCTTATCATTTTAAAGAGAATCATCCAAGAGTTGGATCTATCTTTTCGAAAGTATCTCCAGTAACTATCAAAAAAGGAGCATGGATCACAGTGGGTGTTGTAATACTACCTGGTGTTACTATTGGAGAAAATGCGATTGTCACAGCAGGCTCGGTTGTGACAAAAAATATTCCAGCAAATTGTATTGCTCAAGGTAATCCTGCAGAAGTGGTATATGAATTGAAATAA
- a CDS encoding SDR family NAD(P)-dependent oxidoreductase, whose product MENIFAGKTILVTGGTGSIGKEIVNQVLQYDINKVVVFSRDEIKHFVLKNLIVDSRLDTFVGDVRDPSSLARLFDRYNFDIIYHAAAMKHVVVCENHPHECAYTNIFGTQNVIDAAIRNEVPKLVTISTDKASSPVNVMGCTKYIAETITLNANYSCVRFGNVANSRGSVIPIFLDCLVNGTPLTLTDPEVTRFVFKIPDAVKLVLSATKYSSGGDLFILKMKAFKLGDLLDVLVNKIVPRLGIDKEQIIINKIGLLPGEKLHEDLLNESELSRVYEMQDMYVVLKEHESSSRSDLAEINLMSYTSSDVELISKDELESFILDYLRNK is encoded by the coding sequence ATGGAAAATATATTTGCTGGGAAAACTATTTTGGTAACTGGTGGGACTGGTTCAATTGGCAAAGAGATTGTAAACCAGGTTCTTCAATATGATATAAACAAAGTTGTTGTTTTTAGTAGAGATGAAATAAAACATTTTGTTCTTAAGAATCTGATTGTTGATTCAAGGTTAGATACATTTGTAGGAGATGTGCGAGATCCAAGTAGCCTTGCTCGTTTGTTCGACAGGTATAATTTTGATATCATATATCATGCAGCCGCTATGAAGCATGTTGTTGTTTGTGAAAATCATCCCCATGAATGTGCTTATACAAACATTTTTGGAACACAAAATGTGATTGATGCAGCAATCAGAAATGAAGTCCCTAAGTTGGTTACTATTAGTACAGATAAAGCTTCTTCACCTGTTAATGTTATGGGATGTACCAAATATATTGCAGAAACAATTACCTTAAATGCGAATTATTCATGTGTTCGCTTTGGTAATGTTGCAAATTCAAGAGGTTCTGTAATTCCTATATTCTTGGATTGTTTAGTAAATGGCACTCCACTCACTCTTACTGACCCAGAAGTAACACGTTTTGTTTTCAAAATTCCAGATGCTGTAAAATTAGTTCTCAGTGCGACAAAATATTCAAGTGGTGGTGATCTTTTCATTTTGAAAATGAAGGCATTTAAGTTGGGAGATTTACTAGATGTTCTTGTTAATAAAATTGTTCCACGATTAGGAATTGATAAAGAACAAATAATTATCAATAAAATTGGTTTACTGCCTGGCGAAAAATTACATGAAGATCTATTAAATGAATCTGAGTTAAGTAGAGTCTACGAGATGCAGGATATGTATGTTGTATTAAAAGAACATGAGTCCTCATCACGTTCAGATCTTGCTGAAATAAATCTGATGTCGTATACATCTAGTGATGTAGAACTTATTTCTAAAGATGAGCTAGAATCTTTTATTTTGGATTACTTAAGGAACAAATGA
- a CDS encoding GNAT family N-acetyltransferase gives MTKIVTKVKDEEWDAFLRNYNTASLYHTHHWKHFLEKTFNYESNYIFAKDECENIVGLLPLFYVKSKLTGNRLCSVPFSHTCGYVGSEYAKNLLIDEGVDLFSRLDSNYFEIRDLVNSSGFCHHILFSTHVLELSSNIDETWLKLHKGTRRGVNKSKSMGVSVHSTKNIEDLKQFYELNCITKKRIGVPCHPWKHFKNMFNLLNEHVSLYIAKYDDEIVAGGIFEYFGDSVTFAYGASNPCHLNKRPNNALIWRCIEDACVNGYKYFDFGRTSDENIGLMNFKRRWGGIEKQLYYSYYPCDTKPFATNRSNIMYKCGTKIVQKTPFPIYKKASDILFVHFG, from the coding sequence ATGACAAAGATTGTAACCAAGGTTAAAGATGAAGAATGGGATGCATTTTTACGGAATTACAACACTGCAAGTTTATACCACACTCATCACTGGAAACATTTTTTGGAAAAAACGTTTAACTATGAATCCAATTATATATTTGCAAAAGATGAATGTGAAAATATAGTTGGATTGTTGCCTCTGTTTTATGTTAAAAGCAAATTGACTGGCAATCGATTGTGTTCTGTACCATTTTCTCATACTTGTGGGTATGTTGGTTCTGAGTATGCAAAGAATCTGTTGATTGATGAGGGAGTAGATTTATTTTCTAGGCTAGATTCCAATTATTTTGAAATTAGGGACCTAGTAAATTCTAGTGGATTTTGTCATCATATCTTGTTTTCTACCCATGTCTTAGAATTATCTTCAAATATTGACGAAACATGGTTAAAATTGCATAAAGGGACTAGAAGGGGAGTTAATAAGTCAAAATCGATGGGTGTCTCTGTCCATTCTACTAAAAACATCGAAGATTTAAAACAATTTTATGAATTAAATTGTATTACTAAAAAAAGAATAGGTGTACCATGTCATCCATGGAAGCATTTTAAAAATATGTTTAATTTGTTAAATGAACATGTTTCTCTTTATATTGCAAAATATGATGATGAAATTGTTGCAGGTGGAATTTTTGAATATTTTGGTGATAGTGTTACTTTTGCATATGGTGCATCTAACCCCTGTCATTTAAACAAACGTCCTAATAATGCATTAATCTGGAGATGTATTGAAGATGCATGTGTAAATGGATACAAATACTTTGATTTTGGTCGCACATCCGATGAAAATATAGGATTGATGAATTTCAAAAGACGGTGGGGGGGAATTGAAAAACAATTATATTATAGCTATTATCCATGCGATACGAAACCTTTTGCTACAAACCGAAGTAATATCATGTATAAATGTGGGACAAAGATAGTTCAAAAAACACCGTTTCCCATCTATAAGAAAGCAAGCGATATACTTTTTGTGCATTTTGGGTGA
- a CDS encoding phenylacetate--CoA ligase family protein → MFNKYISIFVHQMGDLNFYSMYKRLLKSQWKSYDELKIDQEKQLRHMVHFAYENVPYYHNLFKDLNLRADSIKKVEDLEKLPILNKDIIKQNWEYFKPLNLGNMKYYIHSTGGSTGTPFQYRLLKLDRFLSGAMMYRGWGYGGYELGDKMVFLAGSSLDVGANSFIVKKVHEITRNIRKLSSFDMGYEDMYKYAGTIQTFNPKSIRGYASSINLFGSFVKDNAIDLPDISAIYTTAEKLLPHMRDNIEDAFDCDVYDTYGLNDGGVGAYECFEHTGLHIDTERSIMEIVDDDGYQMSDGIGNILATSLYNYAMPFIRYDTGDMGHIIDDQCGCGRKSKLLKEVIGRSVDILITPEGKKVHGYFLLYIFWEYGAGIENYQVIQNKINNILIKIVPTDHFDVNNLSLIRNSIKAKSASWNVDFEFVDSIEKTKAGKYKFILNQLEPLL, encoded by the coding sequence ATGTTTAATAAATATATATCTATATTTGTTCATCAAATGGGGGATTTGAATTTTTATTCTATGTATAAAAGACTGCTTAAAAGTCAGTGGAAATCTTATGATGAATTAAAGATTGATCAGGAAAAACAACTGAGGCATATGGTTCATTTTGCTTATGAAAATGTACCTTATTATCATAACCTTTTCAAAGATCTTAACTTGAGGGCGGACAGTATAAAAAAAGTAGAAGATTTGGAAAAACTTCCTATATTAAATAAAGACATAATCAAACAAAATTGGGAATATTTCAAGCCTCTTAACCTTGGTAATATGAAATATTATATACACTCAACCGGTGGATCGACTGGAACTCCTTTTCAATATAGGTTACTGAAATTAGATCGTTTCCTTTCCGGTGCAATGATGTATCGCGGATGGGGGTATGGGGGTTACGAATTGGGGGATAAGATGGTGTTTCTGGCTGGTTCTTCTCTTGATGTTGGTGCCAACTCTTTTATTGTAAAAAAAGTGCATGAAATAACTCGTAATATTCGTAAATTATCTTCTTTTGACATGGGATATGAAGATATGTATAAATACGCAGGGACAATACAAACATTTAATCCAAAATCAATTCGAGGTTATGCTTCTTCAATAAATCTATTTGGTTCATTTGTTAAGGATAATGCCATTGATCTACCTGATATTTCTGCCATCTACACAACTGCAGAAAAATTGCTCCCACATATGCGTGACAATATTGAGGATGCATTTGACTGTGATGTTTATGATACTTACGGTTTGAATGATGGTGGGGTGGGTGCATATGAGTGCTTTGAGCATACTGGTCTTCACATTGATACTGAGCGAAGTATTATGGAAATTGTCGATGATGACGGATATCAAATGTCAGATGGTATTGGAAATATTTTAGCAACAAGTTTGTACAATTATGCAATGCCTTTTATAAGGTATGATACCGGGGATATGGGTCACATCATTGATGATCAGTGTGGATGTGGAAGAAAATCGAAGCTACTGAAGGAAGTAATTGGTCGGTCGGTTGATATTCTTATAACTCCTGAAGGTAAGAAAGTCCATGGGTATTTTTTATTGTATATCTTTTGGGAATATGGTGCTGGAATTGAAAATTATCAAGTAATCCAGAACAAAATTAATAACATTTTGATAAAAATAGTACCAACTGATCATTTTGATGTAAATAATCTGTCCCTTATTAGGAATTCAATAAAAGCTAAATCAGCTTCTTGGAACGTAGATTTTGAATTTGTTGATTCAATTGAAAAAACGAAGGCTGGGAAATATAAGTTTATACTTAATCAGTTGGAGCCATTATTATGA
- a CDS encoding lipid II:glycine glycyltransferase FemX has product MHITSEITDQKWDEYVKSHPFGNIFQTTSMFNVYRNTKGYFPIKVCAVNEVTNEIDGVLLGVTIHEMTGLLGKGFLGKFSTRSIIQGGPLVSDNSIVTLSKMILEYDQKVQNNSLYNQIWNLNDNKKLLQNMKYYKYEGHLNFLIKLDQPEETLWLKIHKSKRKNINRMLKKGVIIEEIKNKKKIPVFYELLKETYSRVKVPLADITLFASAFDQLVPKNMARFFLAKYDDAYIGGRAILTYNDLIYDWYAAASNNALSMHPNECLVWHILKWGMDNNYKLFDFGGAGKPGMQYGPREFKREFGGDMVNYGRYTHIYSPLKMKFTDIGLKLYQKSPL; this is encoded by the coding sequence ATGCACATTACTAGTGAGATCACTGATCAAAAATGGGATGAATATGTGAAGTCTCATCCTTTTGGAAACATATTCCAAACTACGTCAATGTTCAATGTTTACAGAAATACAAAAGGTTATTTTCCAATAAAAGTCTGTGCTGTTAATGAAGTCACGAATGAAATTGATGGTGTATTACTCGGCGTGACAATCCATGAAATGACAGGTTTATTGGGTAAAGGTTTTTTGGGGAAATTTTCTACACGATCTATTATTCAAGGTGGTCCTCTTGTGTCTGATAACTCAATTGTTACTTTGTCGAAAATGATACTTGAGTACGATCAAAAAGTCCAAAACAACTCTCTTTATAATCAAATATGGAATTTGAATGATAATAAAAAATTGTTACAAAATATGAAATATTATAAGTATGAGGGTCATCTAAATTTTTTGATAAAATTAGATCAACCGGAGGAGACTCTTTGGTTAAAAATACATAAATCAAAAAGAAAAAATATTAATCGCATGCTAAAAAAAGGTGTGATTATTGAAGAAATAAAAAACAAAAAAAAGATCCCCGTTTTTTATGAGTTATTGAAAGAGACTTATAGTCGTGTAAAAGTACCACTTGCTGATATAACTTTATTTGCATCAGCATTTGATCAGCTTGTTCCAAAAAATATGGCAAGATTCTTTTTAGCAAAATATGATGATGCTTACATTGGAGGTAGGGCTATTTTAACATACAATGATCTCATTTATGATTGGTATGCCGCAGCCTCAAACAATGCATTATCAATGCATCCCAATGAGTGCCTTGTATGGCATATTCTCAAATGGGGTATGGATAACAATTACAAATTATTTGATTTCGGAGGGGCTGGTAAACCAGGTATGCAATATGGTCCAAGAGAATTTAAAAGAGAGTTTGGGGGAGATATGGTTAATTATGGTAGATATACTCACATTTATTCCCCTTTGAAGATGAAATTTACAGATATTGGTTTAAAATTATATCAAAAATCTCCTTTATAA
- a CDS encoding DUF354 domain-containing protein, which translates to MKIVVDINHPAHVHAFKNFIWEMENRGHEVLITATEKDVAFTLLDSYGFNYINLGSYGKSLIQKLINIPILDFKMYRAVKSFKPDIFVGLGSIRAAHASFLLRNKCILFEDTEHSMEQIKLYLPFVDTICTPSCFKRDLGEKQIRYNGYHELAYLHPINFKPDIEVLTKLGLSENDTFTIVRFVSWNASHDVGQHGISHKIKFVKELEKYSQVFITSETILDDELEKYRIKVPPEQLHNLLYYASLYIGDGGTTAVESAILGTPSIYVSSLVGKMGNFIELEEKYGMILNYNNPDKALEKAVEIIQKSNLKNEWKNKRDRMLKDKIDVNAFMVNFVENYSNISVSRV; encoded by the coding sequence ATGAAAATAGTAGTTGATATAAATCATCCAGCTCATGTCCATGCCTTTAAGAATTTCATATGGGAAATGGAAAATAGGGGACATGAAGTGTTGATAACCGCTACTGAAAAAGATGTAGCATTTACATTGTTAGATAGTTATGGTTTTAATTATATCAACCTAGGTAGTTATGGAAAATCTTTGATTCAAAAATTAATCAATATACCAATTCTAGATTTTAAAATGTATAGGGCAGTAAAAAGTTTTAAGCCTGATATATTTGTAGGTTTGGGTTCAATTCGAGCAGCTCATGCTTCTTTTTTACTACGTAACAAATGTATTTTGTTTGAAGACACTGAACACAGTATGGAACAGATCAAGTTATATCTTCCTTTTGTGGATACCATTTGTACTCCAAGTTGCTTTAAAAGGGATCTTGGGGAAAAACAGATTCGATACAATGGTTACCATGAACTAGCATATTTACACCCAATCAATTTTAAGCCGGATATAGAAGTACTTACCAAACTGGGACTAAGTGAGAATGATACTTTCACAATTGTAAGATTTGTTTCATGGAACGCGAGTCATGATGTCGGTCAGCATGGTATAAGCCATAAAATAAAATTCGTGAAAGAACTGGAAAAATATAGCCAAGTATTCATTACATCTGAAACAATATTGGATGATGAGCTTGAAAAGTATAGAATTAAAGTTCCACCTGAACAACTGCACAATCTCTTATATTACGCTAGCCTATATATTGGTGATGGAGGTACTACTGCAGTTGAAAGTGCAATTTTGGGTACTCCTTCGATTTATGTTTCATCTCTCGTTGGGAAAATGGGCAATTTCATTGAACTTGAAGAGAAATATGGGATGATCTTAAATTATAATAATCCCGATAAAGCTTTGGAGAAAGCAGTTGAGATTATTCAAAAGTCAAATCTCAAAAATGAGTGGAAAAACAAAAGAGATCGGATGTTGAAAGATAAAATCGATGTAAATGCATTTATGGTTAATTTCGTTGAAAATTATTCAAATATTTCTGTAAGCAGGGTATAA
- a CDS encoding DapH/DapD/GlmU-related protein, which produces MEDSFTSIQSSRFCDNASHFKRIGKNVTIYSSSKIVKKEVIEISDNSMIDDFTFIYGGDGISIGKFVHIASFVSVTGGGKLTMGDYSVLSCGVRVLTGSDTYHGGKRMTSALPIEQRNVVKGSVVIGKDAFIGANSVIHPDVSIGEGAVIGSNSLVLNDVDPWSINVGSPCKKIGVRDKILDSI; this is translated from the coding sequence ATGGAGGATAGTTTTACTTCTATTCAATCAAGTAGGTTTTGTGATAATGCTTCCCATTTCAAAAGAATTGGTAAGAATGTAACGATTTATTCTTCTTCAAAAATAGTAAAAAAGGAGGTAATCGAAATTTCAGACAATTCGATGATTGATGATTTTACTTTTATTTATGGTGGGGATGGTATTAGTATAGGGAAGTTTGTTCATATTGCTTCCTTTGTTAGTGTTACTGGAGGTGGGAAATTAACCATGGGTGATTACTCTGTTCTTAGTTGTGGGGTCAGAGTTTTGACAGGATCCGATACTTATCATGGTGGTAAAAGAATGACTTCTGCATTACCAATTGAACAAAGAAATGTTGTTAAAGGTAGTGTTGTTATAGGGAAAGATGCTTTTATAGGTGCAAATTCTGTAATTCATCCCGATGTATCTATAGGAGAAGGAGCGGTTATTGGTAGTAATAGTCTTGTTCTTAATGATGTAGATCCATGGAGCATTAATGTTGGAAGTCCATGCAAAAAAATAGGTGTAAGGGACAAAATATTAGATTCCATTTAA
- a CDS encoding DegT/DnrJ/EryC1/StrS aminotransferase family protein, whose product MNWKIPLFKIHSDKNDLDYVSRVIKRGSFWAIGPEVKDFEENIAEYIGTKYAVVFNSGTSALHALMIAYGISETDELIVPSFTFISTANAPQFTRSKPVFAEIEENTFGLDPEDVNEKITSKTKAILPIHYGGCPCQIRELREIADDHNLLLIEDAAEAMGSKLNNKKIGTFGDSAMFSFCQNKIISTGEGGAITTESDDIYNKLQLILSHGRQDTENYFSSAKSMDYVMLGHNFRMSSIIAALGLSQLQKIDDNISLRREKANYLNNKLSHLSNISLPVFSDDYYCVYQMYTIRVKNNLRDSLSTYLSNKGIMTKIYFPPVHLTSFYKSSFGYKSGYLPITEKVSKEVLSLPIYPSITFEEMDYIIKCISDFFEGV is encoded by the coding sequence ATGAATTGGAAAATTCCATTGTTTAAAATTCATTCTGACAAGAATGACCTCGATTATGTTTCTAGGGTTATAAAAAGAGGATCATTTTGGGCAATTGGTCCAGAAGTTAAAGACTTTGAAGAAAATATTGCAGAGTATATTGGAACAAAATATGCAGTTGTTTTTAATTCAGGCACCTCTGCTTTACACGCTCTTATGATAGCTTATGGAATTTCAGAAACTGATGAATTAATTGTTCCCTCTTTCACTTTTATTTCAACGGCTAATGCTCCACAGTTCACGAGGTCGAAACCAGTTTTTGCAGAGATTGAGGAAAACACTTTTGGTTTGGATCCGGAAGATGTTAATGAAAAGATTACTTCTAAAACAAAAGCCATTCTTCCTATTCATTATGGCGGATGTCCTTGTCAGATTCGCGAATTAAGGGAAATTGCTGACGATCACAATTTGCTTCTTATAGAGGATGCTGCAGAAGCAATGGGTTCCAAATTGAATAATAAAAAAATAGGAACATTTGGAGATTCTGCAATGTTTAGCTTTTGTCAAAATAAAATAATCTCTACTGGTGAAGGTGGTGCAATTACCACTGAGTCAGATGACATCTATAATAAATTACAACTCATCTTGTCTCATGGCAGACAAGATACAGAAAATTATTTTTCATCTGCAAAGTCAATGGATTATGTAATGTTGGGTCACAATTTCAGAATGTCAAGTATTATTGCAGCATTGGGATTGTCACAATTACAGAAAATCGACGATAATATTAGCCTTAGAAGGGAAAAAGCAAATTATTTGAATAATAAGTTATCTCATCTTTCTAATATTTCATTACCTGTATTCTCGGATGATTATTATTGTGTTTATCAAATGTACACTATTAGGGTAAAAAATAATTTAAGGGATTCATTATCTACTTACTTGTCGAACAAAGGAATTATGACAAAAATTTATTTCCCACCTGTGCATTTGACAAGTTTTTACAAATCATCATTTGGATATAAATCTGGATACCTTCCTATTACTGAAAAGGTTTCGAAGGAAGTATTATCTTTACCAATTTATCCATCAATAACGTTTGAAGAAATGGATTATATTATAAAATGTATCTCTGACTTTTTTGAGGGTGTGTGA
- a CDS encoding DUF354 domain-containing protein: MKILVSLSHPAHVHLFKYVIWDLQRKGHCVKIVARDKEICTNLLDIYNFDYTVISKVGNGLFGLGIEMFSRIKNLIPIIRSFNPDCIISLLDPSVSISAKICGKDLISFSDTEHCKIIIKLSLPFTDLILTPCCFKKDFGKKQVRYTGYHELAYLHPNYFTPNPEVLSELELKEGDPFIIMRFVSWGASHDVGHHGIQDKVKFVEELEKYGPVLITSEVQLESELEDYRIKVSSEKLHDLLYYASLCVGDGGTTAVESAILGTPSIYVSSLVGTMGNFSELEAKYGLLLNYNDSHLALEKAVKLMQKPNLKDEWTMKKAQLLNDKIDVTAFIIWFIENYPESLITMKRHPDTQYNFRVIE; encoded by the coding sequence ATGAAAATTCTAGTAAGTCTCTCTCATCCGGCACACGTGCATTTATTTAAATATGTTATTTGGGATCTTCAAAGAAAAGGTCATTGCGTAAAAATTGTAGCGAGGGATAAAGAAATCTGCACAAATCTCCTGGATATTTATAATTTTGATTATACTGTGATTAGCAAGGTAGGCAATGGTTTATTCGGTCTTGGAATTGAGATGTTCTCTAGAATTAAAAATTTAATACCAATTATTAGATCCTTTAATCCAGATTGTATTATTTCACTTTTGGATCCCTCAGTATCTATCTCAGCTAAAATTTGTGGGAAAGATTTGATCTCTTTTAGTGATACTGAACATTGCAAAATTATAATCAAATTGTCTCTCCCTTTCACTGATCTGATATTAACTCCATGTTGTTTTAAAAAAGATTTTGGAAAAAAGCAGGTTCGCTACACTGGATATCATGAGCTTGCTTACCTTCATCCCAATTACTTCACACCCAATCCAGAAGTCCTAAGTGAACTTGAACTTAAAGAAGGTGATCCATTTATTATCATGAGGTTTGTATCTTGGGGCGCCAGTCATGATGTTGGTCACCATGGAATTCAGGACAAAGTCAAGTTCGTAGAAGAGCTTGAAAAGTATGGTCCTGTTCTAATTACTTCGGAAGTTCAGTTGGAATCTGAATTGGAGGATTACAGGATAAAAGTATCTTCTGAAAAACTACATGATTTGCTCTACTATGCAAGTTTGTGTGTTGGGGATGGTGGTACAACTGCTGTAGAGAGTGCAATTTTGGGCACTCCTTCGATTTATGTATCTTCTCTCGTTGGAACTATGGGTAATTTTTCGGAGCTAGAAGCAAAATATGGTCTCTTGCTAAACTATAATGATTCACATCTTGCGCTGGAAAAAGCAGTTAAACTCATGCAAAAGCCAAATCTCAAAGACGAGTGGACAATGAAAAAAGCTCAGTTATTGAATGATAAAATCGATGTCACTGCATTCATTATATGGTTTATTGAAAATTACCCTGAAAGTCTCATAACAATGAAAAGACATCCAGATACTCAATATAATTTCAGAGTAATAGAATAA